From Carettochelys insculpta isolate YL-2023 chromosome 3, ASM3395843v1, whole genome shotgun sequence, a single genomic window includes:
- the LOC142010469 gene encoding uncharacterized protein LOC142010469 — MLERLILEVLFADDCAPMTHKESDLQLIVNKSDEVTCLFGLTISLGKTEVLFQPDPRSAALPAFISIEGAELKPVDEFKHFGSVIASDGSLDKETNNSICKANQVVGHLRARVSNQHNVRQSTKLKVYKAVVLTNLLYECKTWTLYRKHVKLLERFRTLSLRSILYTEWQDRVMNLEVLDRAGTTSTEATILKAQLCWAEHVIRMEESRVPKQLLYGELFQGKRNQGGPCKRYKDCVKTNIAPAGLKPKQLEQHAEDQTGWRALV, encoded by the coding sequence atgcttgagaggctcatccttgaagtcctttttgctgacgactgtgcacctatgacacacaaggaatctgatctccagcttatcgTCAACAAGTCTGATGAagtcacttgcctctttggtttgaccatcagcctaggaaagaccgaggtactgtttcagcctgatCCAaggtctgctgctctccccgctttcATCTCTATTGAAGGAGCAGAGTTAAAACCAGTGGATGAGTTCAAGCACTTCGGCAGcgtgatagccagtgatgggtCCCTTGACAAAGAAACCAACAACAGTATCTGCAAGGCCAACCAGGTagtaggacatctgagagcacgagtgtcaAATCAGCACAAtgtccgacagtccactaaactgaaagtgtacaaggctgtagtcttGACCAATCTCCTGTATGAATgtaaaacctggaccttgtacagaaaacacgtgaaactgctggagcgcttccgcacactcagcctgaggtcaatactgtacactgaatggcaggacagagtcatgaacctggaagtccttgacagagcaggaaccacaagcactgaagccacgattctgaaagcccagctttgctgggcagagcacgtcatacgaatggaggagtcaagagtccctaagcaactcctctatggtgagctctttcagggcaaaaggaatcaaggtgggccttgcaagaggtataaagactgcgtgaagacCAATATTGCTCCTGCTGGAttgaagccaaagcagctagagcagcatgcagaagaccaaacaggctggcgtgctctcgtatga